One segment of Variovorax sp. V93 DNA contains the following:
- a CDS encoding SDR family oxidoreductase: MLDRSNSSPRKRPRIAIAGATGRVGVRLTALLADDPVDLVVLTRQSSPAQLPEGVAISKIDFKRAETLGRALRGVDRLFIAHGTSLEQVANEIALIDAAVAAGVRHIVKLSGLGPATRLLPLAWHMQIEAHLARQPIASTVLRPTTFPDVLKRVGPHIATGFWAGAAGNGRVNFIDTRDVAEVARIGLLEEIEPTSQRAYHLSGPRAWTMKQVAEELARLLGHPVTYVDRSPAEQRQALLGAGLSPLVADLLVGLDQMFRESTISETTSTVEELTGKVPRSLTEWLTDNLSEFRA; the protein is encoded by the coding sequence ATGCTCGACCGTTCGAACTCCAGTCCCAGAAAAAGACCTCGGATTGCCATTGCGGGTGCGACAGGACGCGTTGGGGTCAGATTGACGGCGCTGCTCGCCGACGATCCGGTCGATCTCGTCGTGCTGACGCGCCAGTCCAGCCCAGCGCAACTGCCCGAAGGGGTGGCCATTTCCAAGATCGACTTCAAACGCGCTGAGACGCTCGGCAGGGCCCTGCGCGGCGTCGACCGGCTCTTCATCGCGCATGGCACTTCCCTCGAACAGGTCGCCAACGAAATCGCGTTGATCGATGCAGCCGTCGCAGCAGGCGTTCGGCACATTGTCAAACTGTCTGGCCTCGGTCCTGCAACCCGGCTTCTTCCCCTCGCTTGGCATATGCAGATCGAGGCGCACCTGGCACGGCAGCCGATCGCATCTACGGTCTTGCGGCCGACGACCTTCCCCGATGTGCTCAAGCGCGTGGGGCCGCACATCGCCACCGGTTTCTGGGCTGGCGCCGCAGGGAATGGCCGGGTGAACTTCATCGATACCCGCGACGTTGCCGAGGTGGCCCGCATCGGGTTGCTCGAGGAGATCGAACCAACGTCGCAACGTGCGTACCACCTGTCTGGTCCACGCGCATGGACCATGAAGCAGGTGGCAGAGGAGTTGGCCCGCCTGCTCGGGCATCCGGTCACCTATGTCGACCGTTCGCCTGCCGAGCAGCGGCAGGCGCTGCTCGGCGCCGGGCTTTCTCCCTTGGTAGCCGATCTTCTGGTTGGCCTCGACCAGATGTTCCGCGAGTCAACGATCTCCGAAACAACGTCGACGGTCGAGGAACTGACCGGAAAAGTTCCTCGCTCGTTGACCGAGTGGTTGACCGACAACCTCAGCGAATTTCGAGCCTGA
- a CDS encoding 3-hydroxyacyl-CoA dehydrogenase NAD-binding domain-containing protein, producing the protein MIDYSVGSDGIAQIVWNNPNGPVNVKNAEARAAFVRAVDAALSDAAVVGIVISSAKKDFLAGGDIDEIYAVRTPEEAIANVRDVGACLRRMERGGKPVVAALNGSALGGGLELALACHYRVAADEPRLRVGLPESTLGLIPGAGGTQRLPRLIGIGAASKLMLDGKAINAKEAKALGIIDAIVPADELIETARAWILAHPQAVQPWDAKGFRYRDFDPQSREGRWFFFYGWPKLRGKSPAGDLAPGALLHVLAQGLERGIDAGLEIEARYFGLVATSPSAKNRIRSTFMAANAARKLERRPAGVATFAPRRVGVIGAGLMGGGVALVCARAGLATVLIDTTDEAAQRGKARIAKTFDGAVERKLMTPEARDAALARLEAGSDMAALAGCDLVVEAVVESTEVKSQVFRRIYEAAGPQVLIASNTSSLSINALAEGVDQPANFIGLHFFAPVDRMQLVEVILGSDTSPTTHAHALDFVKLLGKTAVVVNDGPGFYTSRVVSAYTREALIMLGEGISPALVDNAAFIAGMPIGPLAMGDLTSYDLLTDILSSVARAGRGTACESDNALAAAKKLVEAGRVGRKGQGGVYDYPESGKVLWSGLTELFPPLPQQPDVTEVVQRLMHVQSLETIHAIDEGIADNAMEIDLASVLGWSYPAWRGGVLAHVDDTGLAEFVRQCDVLAERHGRRFRSPQSLRRRAEAGETFHVH; encoded by the coding sequence GTGATTGATTATTCTGTTGGCAGCGATGGCATCGCTCAAATCGTCTGGAACAACCCGAACGGCCCGGTCAACGTCAAGAACGCCGAGGCGAGAGCCGCGTTCGTGCGGGCCGTCGATGCGGCGTTGTCCGACGCGGCAGTGGTAGGCATCGTCATCAGCTCGGCCAAGAAGGACTTTCTGGCAGGTGGCGACATCGACGAGATCTACGCCGTGCGCACGCCGGAAGAAGCCATTGCCAATGTGCGCGACGTGGGCGCATGCCTGCGGCGGATGGAGCGCGGCGGCAAGCCGGTCGTGGCGGCGCTGAACGGATCGGCGCTGGGTGGAGGGCTCGAACTCGCGCTCGCCTGCCACTATCGCGTCGCGGCCGATGAGCCGCGCCTGCGCGTCGGGTTGCCTGAGTCGACCCTCGGTCTGATCCCGGGGGCGGGCGGTACGCAGCGCCTGCCGCGCTTGATCGGGATCGGCGCCGCCTCGAAGCTGATGCTCGACGGAAAGGCGATCAACGCGAAGGAAGCCAAGGCCCTGGGCATCATCGATGCCATCGTGCCCGCCGATGAGCTGATCGAGACCGCACGGGCCTGGATCCTGGCGCACCCTCAGGCCGTGCAGCCATGGGATGCCAAGGGCTTCCGCTACCGTGACTTCGATCCGCAGTCGCGCGAAGGCCGCTGGTTCTTCTTCTACGGATGGCCCAAACTCCGAGGCAAGTCGCCGGCCGGTGATCTGGCCCCCGGTGCCCTGTTGCACGTGCTGGCACAAGGGCTGGAGCGCGGCATCGACGCGGGGCTCGAGATCGAGGCCCGCTACTTCGGTCTGGTGGCGACCTCCCCGTCGGCAAAGAACCGCATTCGCAGCACCTTCATGGCGGCGAACGCTGCGCGCAAGCTCGAGCGCAGGCCTGCGGGCGTGGCGACCTTCGCGCCCCGTCGCGTCGGCGTCATCGGCGCCGGCCTGATGGGCGGCGGCGTCGCGCTGGTGTGTGCCCGTGCCGGACTGGCGACGGTGCTCATCGACACGACGGACGAAGCGGCGCAGCGCGGCAAGGCGCGGATCGCCAAGACCTTCGATGGTGCCGTCGAGCGCAAGCTGATGACGCCGGAAGCGCGCGATGCAGCGCTTGCCCGGCTCGAGGCCGGCAGCGACATGGCGGCACTGGCCGGTTGCGACCTGGTCGTGGAGGCGGTGGTCGAATCGACCGAGGTGAAATCCCAGGTGTTCCGCAGGATCTACGAGGCGGCGGGACCGCAGGTGCTGATTGCGTCCAACACGTCGTCGCTGTCGATCAATGCACTCGCGGAGGGGGTGGATCAGCCTGCCAACTTCATCGGACTGCACTTCTTCGCGCCGGTCGATCGCATGCAACTGGTGGAAGTGATCCTCGGCAGCGACACATCGCCTACCACCCATGCGCACGCGCTGGACTTCGTCAAGCTGCTGGGCAAGACAGCTGTCGTGGTGAACGACGGACCGGGCTTCTATACCTCGCGGGTGGTCAGTGCCTACACCCGCGAAGCGCTGATCATGCTGGGCGAAGGCATCTCGCCAGCGCTGGTCGACAACGCCGCCTTCATCGCCGGCATGCCGATCGGCCCGTTGGCGATGGGCGACCTCACGTCCTACGACCTGTTGACGGACATCCTCTCCAGCGTCGCGCGCGCGGGCCGCGGCACGGCGTGCGAATCCGACAACGCGTTGGCCGCGGCGAAGAAGCTGGTCGAAGCCGGGCGTGTGGGCCGCAAGGGACAAGGCGGCGTGTATGACTATCCCGAGAGCGGGAAGGTGCTGTGGTCCGGACTGACCGAACTGTTCCCGCCCTTGCCCCAGCAGCCTGATGTCACCGAGGTGGTGCAACGCCTGATGCATGTGCAGTCGCTGGAGACCATCCATGCGATCGACGAAGGCATCGCCGACAACGCGATGGAAATAGACCTCGCTTCGGTGCTCGGCTGGAGCTATCCGGCCTGGCGCGGTGGTGTGCTCGCCCATGTGGACGACACGGGTCTTGCTGAATTCGTGCGCCAGTGCGATGTTCTGGCCGAGCGGCACGGGCGCCGCTTCCGCAGCCCCCAGTCATTGCGTCGCCGCGCGGAAGCGGGCGAGACGTTCCATGTGCATTGA
- a CDS encoding TetR/AcrR family transcriptional regulator, which yields MSGKPQYDEGAVMDAAVDAFWRHGYAATTIHVLTEATGLSRSSLYQRFRDKDGLFQAALATYTDRVLRRMKSHEGGSSRARLEALLRGLLPTGSRRPPGCLLARSCAELVDLPPEGRKAAISGMSQQRHLLEDLLREAIAGGELPRGADVAALAWYFLGVMQAVLDLPQAGATRSEMEQMIAVAMRAWPAAGIGQTRS from the coding sequence ATGAGCGGAAAGCCACAGTACGACGAAGGCGCCGTCATGGATGCCGCCGTGGATGCCTTCTGGCGTCACGGATACGCGGCGACGACGATCCATGTGCTGACGGAGGCGACCGGACTGTCGCGTTCGAGCCTTTACCAGCGTTTTCGGGACAAGGACGGCCTGTTCCAGGCCGCACTGGCAACCTATACGGATCGGGTGCTGCGCAGGATGAAGTCGCACGAGGGCGGCAGTTCGCGCGCGCGGCTCGAGGCCCTGCTGCGCGGGCTGCTGCCCACGGGGTCTCGTCGACCGCCGGGTTGCCTGCTCGCACGAAGTTGTGCCGAGCTCGTCGATCTGCCGCCGGAAGGACGGAAAGCGGCAATCTCGGGGATGAGTCAGCAGCGCCATCTGCTCGAGGACCTGCTCCGGGAAGCAATTGCAGGTGGAGAACTGCCCCGGGGGGCCGATGTCGCCGCGCTGGCTTGGTATTTTCTCGGGGTGATGCAAGCGGTTTTGGATTTACCGCAGGCAGGGGCGACCAGGAGCGAAATGGAACAGATGATCGCCGTAGCAATGCGGGCGTGGCCGGCTGCCGGTATCGGGCAGACGAGAAGCTAG
- a CDS encoding alpha/beta hydrolase fold domain-containing protein, whose product MNTSPAIELDPQLRAALGEAARLSESIGPPAPGIDGLREHAACSRRHWNQGGPDVPYGERTVPGPKREIPVVIYRRRASRAPLPVFVYLHGGGFTIGDQWANDRQMRELAQAWGGVVVSADYLHVPEHVFPSAVEEFAALLCWLHRHGNAWGIDGERIAIGGTSAGAVVAFGAAVALAGPGWLRAAVGVVGAFAADPDSPSMRSYGDVGLFPAAAAVAPMFANYLPGTGDRDDPRANLLLADPALLPPTFLAAAEYDVFRDGSTALAQRLRGAGRLHACKVYPGMSHLFFGFSRSVERASECVLDIAAFLRERLGEAA is encoded by the coding sequence ATGAACACTTCTCCTGCCATCGAACTGGATCCACAACTGCGTGCCGCCCTCGGCGAAGCAGCGAGGCTGTCCGAGTCCATCGGGCCACCTGCACCTGGAATCGACGGCCTGCGCGAACATGCGGCGTGCAGTCGCCGACACTGGAACCAGGGCGGCCCCGACGTCCCGTACGGGGAGCGCACCGTCCCCGGACCGAAGCGTGAGATCCCCGTCGTCATTTACCGTCGGCGCGCCTCCCGGGCGCCCCTTCCGGTGTTCGTGTACCTGCACGGTGGCGGCTTCACGATCGGCGACCAGTGGGCCAACGACCGCCAGATGCGTGAACTGGCGCAGGCATGGGGAGGCGTGGTCGTCAGCGCGGACTACCTGCATGTGCCGGAGCACGTGTTTCCATCCGCCGTGGAGGAATTTGCGGCCCTGCTGTGCTGGCTGCATCGGCACGGCAACGCCTGGGGCATCGACGGCGAGCGCATTGCGATTGGCGGCACGTCGGCGGGGGCCGTGGTGGCGTTCGGCGCGGCCGTGGCGCTCGCCGGCCCCGGCTGGCTGCGCGCTGCCGTGGGGGTGGTGGGGGCATTCGCGGCCGATCCCGATAGCCCGTCGATGCGAAGCTATGGCGACGTGGGCCTGTTTCCAGCGGCCGCCGCGGTGGCGCCCATGTTCGCCAACTACCTGCCGGGGACCGGCGACCGGGATGATCCACGTGCGAATCTGCTGCTTGCGGATCCCGCGCTCTTGCCACCCACTTTCCTTGCCGCGGCGGAATACGATGTGTTCCGGGACGGGTCCACTGCACTGGCGCAGCGGCTACGAGGGGCCGGCCGGCTGCACGCCTGCAAGGTCTACCCAGGCATGTCGCACCTGTTCTTCGGCTTCAGCCGGAGCGTCGAACGCGCCTCGGAATGCGTGCTTGATATCGCCGCATTTCTGCGCGAGCGGCTGGGGGAGGCCGCGTGA
- a CDS encoding PaaI family thioesterase, with product MTGEFTIEQGAQVLAESMPGCVRELGLTVEHLGEGSATLRMRPTAMACREGGIYAGQALAALADTAMCFAIWTDGRGRRPVATVDLHVTFLRGGGQEDLLAKAEIVRSGRTLSFCKVSMVLADSGKDVASAVGTFSLPA from the coding sequence ATGACAGGCGAATTCACCATCGAGCAAGGCGCCCAGGTGCTGGCCGAGTCCATGCCCGGTTGCGTGCGCGAGCTCGGCCTCACCGTGGAGCACCTGGGGGAGGGGAGCGCGACGCTGCGCATGCGGCCCACGGCGATGGCCTGTCGCGAAGGCGGCATCTACGCCGGTCAGGCGCTGGCGGCGCTGGCGGACACGGCCATGTGCTTTGCCATCTGGACCGACGGCCGTGGCCGCCGACCCGTGGCCACGGTGGATCTGCACGTCACATTCCTGCGTGGCGGCGGCCAGGAAGACCTGTTGGCCAAAGCAGAGATCGTTCGGTCGGGCCGCACGCTTTCGTTCTGCAAGGTTTCGATGGTGTTGGCCGATTCGGGCAAGGACGTCGCTTCCGCGGTGGGCACGTTCAGCCTGCCCGCCTGA
- a CDS encoding MaoC/PaaZ C-terminal domain-containing protein: protein MRTLDVAALLGWPFRDVHVAYAQERTMLHALCIGLGGDPCDERQLRYVYEPRLKAFPTLALTLGLTDDAGFLHDERVGIDFSRMLHGQTGLRWHKPLAAVGEVTSRFAIEGLSDRGVLKGSLLRFSRTLRDRATGDLLVTETGVYMLRGNGGFSSGLDAGEPSMAPVPIPAGPRSQCMELDTLPQSALLYRLAAGDRTGLHASPALARQSGFERPVLQGGCSFGVTAHGLVAMLCDYEGDRLRAMDARFTAPVFPGERLRVEVWRQGPRSAAFRTTSLPRGVVVLDNGTCEFEAP from the coding sequence GTGAGAACCCTCGACGTTGCCGCACTCCTTGGCTGGCCCTTTCGCGACGTGCATGTCGCGTACGCGCAGGAGCGGACCATGCTTCATGCGCTGTGTATTGGTTTGGGCGGTGATCCCTGCGACGAGCGGCAGCTGCGCTACGTTTACGAGCCGAGACTGAAGGCGTTCCCCACGCTCGCGCTGACTTTGGGTCTGACCGATGACGCCGGATTCCTGCACGACGAGCGCGTCGGGATCGACTTCTCTCGCATGCTGCACGGCCAGACCGGTCTGCGCTGGCACAAGCCCTTGGCTGCGGTCGGGGAGGTGACCAGCAGATTCGCCATTGAAGGCCTGTCGGACCGCGGAGTTCTCAAGGGCTCCTTGCTGCGCTTTTCCCGCACGCTCCGGGATCGCGCGACTGGCGACCTGCTCGTCACGGAAACCGGCGTGTACATGCTGCGCGGCAATGGCGGCTTTTCGTCTGGCCTTGACGCCGGCGAGCCATCCATGGCTCCGGTTCCCATCCCCGCGGGGCCTCGCAGCCAGTGCATGGAACTCGACACACTGCCGCAATCCGCCTTGCTCTACCGCTTGGCGGCGGGGGACCGCACCGGCCTTCATGCGAGCCCGGCGCTTGCGCGGCAGTCTGGCTTCGAGCGCCCGGTTCTGCAAGGGGGCTGCAGCTTCGGCGTGACCGCCCACGGTTTGGTTGCCATGTTGTGCGACTACGAAGGCGACCGATTGCGGGCCATGGACGCACGCTTCACAGCCCCGGTCTTTCCAGGCGAGCGCTTGAGGGTGGAGGTATGGCGCCAGGGGCCGCGCTCAGCGGCCTTCCGCACCACGTCGCTGCCCAGGGGCGTGGTCGTGCTGGACAACGGGACCTGCGAATTCGAAGCACCATGA
- a CDS encoding acetyl-CoA C-acetyltransferase has protein sequence MEAFIYDAVRTPRGRGKANGALHTVAPLELGAAVLKALPQRGAFSPDLVDEVIFGCVEAVDDQGANLARSAVLEAGWGDSVPGFMVARFCGSALDAVNTGAAKVMSGQADCIVAGGVEMNSLVPMLVGTGGPSVSDVFFNDRVMQTPQGVAADLIATLEGFSRGDVDAFAAASHRRAYEAKSAGAFRRSIVPVHDRVGRLLLAEDELVRNDVTAESLGKLKASFAESGQKLGFDATVRYRYPQVDRVDHIHHAGNSSGIADGASAVLIGNEGAGRKLGLAPRARIVATATAASDPCIMLTAPVPAAVKCLERAGLRVEDIDLFEVNEAFASVVLHFMRYMKVPHDKVNVVGGAIALGHPVGATGGMLVGTMVDELERRSAKRALVVMCTGLGMAVATIVERV, from the coding sequence TTGGAAGCATTCATCTACGACGCCGTGCGCACGCCACGCGGACGCGGCAAGGCCAACGGGGCGCTGCATACGGTCGCGCCGCTCGAACTTGGGGCGGCCGTCCTGAAGGCGCTGCCGCAGCGCGGCGCCTTTTCACCCGACCTGGTGGACGAGGTCATCTTCGGCTGCGTCGAGGCGGTGGACGATCAGGGTGCCAACTTGGCGCGCTCCGCCGTGCTGGAAGCCGGCTGGGGTGATTCGGTTCCGGGCTTCATGGTCGCAAGATTCTGCGGCTCTGCCCTGGATGCGGTGAACACCGGCGCCGCCAAGGTCATGTCGGGACAGGCCGACTGCATCGTCGCCGGCGGCGTCGAGATGAATTCTCTCGTGCCGATGCTGGTGGGCACCGGCGGCCCCTCCGTCAGCGACGTGTTCTTCAACGACCGCGTCATGCAAACACCGCAGGGCGTGGCCGCAGATCTGATCGCCACGCTCGAGGGGTTCTCGCGCGGCGACGTGGACGCGTTTGCCGCCGCCTCGCACCGCCGTGCCTACGAGGCGAAGAGCGCCGGCGCCTTCCGGCGCTCCATTGTCCCGGTTCACGACCGCGTGGGCCGCCTGCTGCTGGCCGAAGACGAACTCGTGCGCAACGACGTCACGGCCGAAAGCCTGGGCAAGCTGAAAGCGTCGTTCGCCGAGAGCGGCCAGAAGTTGGGCTTCGATGCGACCGTCCGCTATCGCTACCCGCAGGTGGACCGCGTCGACCACATCCACCACGCGGGCAATTCGTCGGGCATCGCCGACGGCGCGTCGGCCGTCCTGATCGGCAACGAAGGCGCGGGCCGGAAGCTGGGACTGGCGCCCCGCGCACGCATCGTGGCCACAGCCACCGCGGCCAGCGACCCTTGCATCATGCTGACCGCGCCTGTGCCGGCCGCCGTCAAATGCCTGGAGCGTGCGGGGCTGCGCGTTGAAGACATCGATCTGTTCGAGGTCAATGAAGCCTTCGCATCGGTCGTTCTCCATTTCATGCGCTACATGAAGGTGCCTCACGACAAGGTGAATGTGGTCGGTGGCGCCATTGCGCTGGGCCATCCGGTGGGTGCCACGGGCGGCATGCTGGTGGGAACCATGGTCGACGAACTGGAGCGCCGCAGTGCCAAGCGCGCGCTGGTGGTGATGTGCACCGGCCTGGGCATGGCGGTGGCGACCATTGTCGAGCGCGTCTGA
- a CDS encoding CaiB/BaiF CoA transferase family protein — translation MNSTGPLHGYRIVEFAGKGPGPLCGMLLGDMGAEVIRIERPVERSASQASEDALDLVNRNRRSVVLDLRQPQARTAALRIAASADGLIEGFRPGVMERLGLGPDECLSANPRLVYGRVTGWGQTGPLAARAGHDINYLGLTGALHAIGPRDGAPVPPLNLVADYGGGAMYLAFGLVCGLLEAKQSGMGQVIDVAMTDAVSNLMTPIHGLHGAGWWKDRRGANLLDGGAPFYGVHETRDGGYMAVGPIEPAFFAAFIRRLGLSEDEFADRMNPANWPSHALPIRAAFRQKTRAEWEEVFAGSDACVTPVLSLSEAPSHPHNRARGTFAELDGLVQPAVAPRFSRTPGTLRSAPPEHGADGRAVLEEVGYAPEEIDRILQPI, via the coding sequence ATGAACAGCACCGGACCGCTTCACGGGTACCGCATCGTCGAGTTTGCAGGCAAGGGTCCGGGCCCTCTGTGCGGCATGTTGCTTGGCGACATGGGCGCGGAAGTGATTCGCATCGAACGGCCCGTCGAGCGGAGCGCAAGTCAGGCATCGGAAGACGCACTCGATCTCGTCAACAGGAACCGCCGTTCGGTGGTACTCGATCTGCGGCAGCCGCAGGCACGCACCGCCGCCTTGCGAATCGCAGCGTCGGCCGACGGGTTGATCGAGGGATTCCGCCCCGGAGTGATGGAGCGGCTGGGGCTCGGGCCGGACGAATGCCTGTCCGCCAACCCACGGCTCGTGTATGGGCGAGTCACGGGGTGGGGGCAGACTGGCCCGCTCGCCGCCCGCGCCGGACACGACATCAACTACCTCGGGCTCACCGGAGCGCTACATGCCATCGGCCCGCGCGACGGCGCTCCCGTTCCACCGCTCAACCTGGTTGCTGATTACGGTGGGGGCGCAATGTACCTGGCATTCGGTCTGGTGTGTGGTTTGCTCGAAGCGAAGCAATCCGGCATGGGGCAGGTGATCGACGTGGCGATGACGGACGCGGTGTCGAATTTGATGACGCCGATCCATGGGCTCCACGGGGCCGGTTGGTGGAAAGACAGGCGCGGGGCCAACTTGCTGGACGGAGGCGCGCCCTTCTATGGCGTGCACGAAACCCGCGACGGCGGGTACATGGCCGTCGGTCCCATCGAGCCCGCTTTCTTCGCAGCGTTCATCCGGCGCCTCGGTCTGTCCGAAGACGAATTCGCCGACCGGATGAATCCAGCCAACTGGCCATCGCATGCGCTCCCGATCCGAGCCGCATTCCGACAGAAGACGCGTGCGGAATGGGAGGAAGTGTTTGCAGGCAGCGACGCCTGCGTCACGCCCGTGCTGTCGTTGAGCGAAGCGCCCAGCCACCCGCACAACCGGGCGCGTGGCACCTTTGCGGAGCTGGACGGCCTCGTGCAGCCCGCTGTGGCGCCACGGTTCTCGCGCACGCCCGGCACGCTGCGTTCAGCGCCGCCCGAACACGGCGCGGACGGACGCGCGGTCCTTGAAGAGGTCGGGTACGCACCGGAAGAGATCGACAGGATCCTCCAGCCGATCTAG
- a CDS encoding nitroreductase: MNVSKALESRSAVRAYLDKPVPADLLEEILVAAARSPSGGNLQPWNVWALTGDHLNRFKATVAERAQANPMGEGTEYKIYPDNLAEPYRTRRFKNGEDLYRSLNIPREDKAARLGQFAKNFGFFGAPVGLIFTINRQMEPGQWADLGMYMQSVMLLAQEHGLSTCPQEAWALWHKTIREFVGLSPDLMVFAGMALGYADNSHPINLWRSDRAPTSEFLTILR, translated from the coding sequence ATGAACGTTTCGAAAGCCCTGGAGTCGCGATCCGCCGTCCGCGCATACTTGGACAAGCCCGTTCCCGCGGATCTGCTCGAGGAGATTCTCGTGGCCGCGGCCCGGTCTCCATCGGGGGGGAACCTCCAGCCGTGGAACGTATGGGCACTCACGGGCGATCATCTGAATCGGTTCAAGGCCACTGTCGCGGAGAGGGCGCAAGCGAACCCGATGGGGGAAGGCACCGAATACAAGATCTATCCCGACAATCTCGCGGAGCCGTACAGGACGCGCCGATTCAAGAATGGCGAGGATCTCTACCGCTCGCTCAACATTCCCCGTGAAGACAAGGCAGCGCGGCTCGGACAGTTCGCGAAGAACTTCGGCTTTTTCGGCGCTCCCGTCGGACTCATCTTCACCATCAACCGTCAGATGGAGCCGGGCCAATGGGCGGATCTCGGCATGTACATGCAATCCGTGATGCTTCTTGCGCAAGAACATGGATTGAGCACCTGCCCGCAGGAGGCCTGGGCGCTGTGGCACAAGACCATCCGGGAGTTCGTCGGCCTTTCCCCGGATCTCATGGTGTTCGCCGGCATGGCGCTCGGGTATGCGGACAACAGCCATCCCATCAATCTGTGGCGCAGCGACCGGGCTCCCACGTCGGAGTTCCTCACGATCCTGAGGTAG
- a CDS encoding flavin-containing monooxygenase yields the protein MNASNQAMSLDVVIVGAGFAGLYQLYRARKAGLTARVIEAGEDVGGTWYWNRYPGARCDVESLDYSFSFDKELEQEWTWSERYATQPEILRYIQHVAERFDLARDIQFRTRVTRAVFDEQRKRWTVGTDAGESFDAQFCVLATGCLSIAQAPDFKGLSSFAGKWYHSADWPKEGVDFTGKRVGVIGTGSSGVQMIPLIAEQADQLTVFQRTANFSVPAQNESLDEEAVRHAKAHYGERRASARESSNGLYLEANDKSALEVSEDERLREFEFRWKGAGGGFRMLRAFNDLLLNETANAYAADFVRSKIRAIVRDPKVAELLCPKKDLRFGTKRLCVDSGYYETFNRPNVTLVDVKAAPIEEVTPRGLRTTEGEHDLDVLVFATGFDAMTGALRAIDIRGIGGQSLRERWTHGPRTYLGISCAGFPNMFIIAGPGSPSVLSNVVHSIEEHVDWVTRLIQHARKRSADRIEAEAEAENDWVHHVNEVADRTLYPRGNSWYVGANIPGKPRVFMPYVGGVPAYRKILKEVAESGYRGLVFS from the coding sequence ATGAACGCATCCAATCAGGCCATGTCGCTCGACGTCGTCATCGTCGGAGCCGGCTTCGCCGGCCTCTACCAGCTGTACCGCGCCCGCAAGGCAGGACTGACCGCCCGCGTGATCGAGGCGGGCGAGGACGTCGGCGGCACCTGGTACTGGAATCGCTACCCCGGCGCCCGATGCGACGTCGAAAGCCTCGACTACTCCTTCTCCTTCGACAAGGAACTCGAGCAGGAATGGACTTGGAGCGAGCGCTATGCGACGCAGCCGGAAATCCTTCGGTACATCCAACATGTCGCCGAGCGCTTCGATCTGGCGCGCGACATCCAGTTCCGCACACGCGTGACTCGCGCAGTCTTTGACGAGCAGCGAAAGCGCTGGACCGTGGGGACGGACGCTGGCGAATCGTTCGACGCGCAGTTCTGTGTCCTGGCCACCGGATGCCTGTCGATCGCCCAGGCGCCGGATTTCAAGGGCCTGTCCAGTTTTGCCGGCAAGTGGTACCACAGCGCCGATTGGCCCAAAGAGGGCGTCGACTTCACCGGCAAGCGAGTCGGCGTGATCGGCACCGGGTCCAGCGGCGTGCAGATGATTCCGCTGATCGCGGAGCAGGCTGACCAGTTGACCGTGTTCCAGCGCACCGCCAACTTCAGCGTGCCGGCCCAGAACGAATCGCTGGACGAAGAGGCTGTCCGACATGCCAAGGCCCACTATGGTGAGCGGCGGGCCTCCGCGCGTGAAAGCAGCAACGGCCTCTATCTGGAGGCCAACGACAAATCGGCGCTGGAAGTTTCCGAAGACGAGAGGTTGCGCGAGTTCGAGTTCCGATGGAAGGGCGCCGGTGGCGGGTTCCGGATGCTGCGCGCCTTCAACGATTTGCTGCTCAATGAAACGGCCAATGCGTACGCTGCCGACTTCGTGCGATCGAAGATCCGGGCGATCGTGCGCGACCCGAAGGTGGCGGAACTGCTTTGCCCGAAAAAGGACCTGCGGTTCGGCACCAAGCGCCTCTGTGTCGACTCCGGCTACTACGAAACCTTCAACCGGCCCAATGTGACCCTGGTCGACGTGAAGGCTGCGCCGATCGAGGAAGTGACGCCGCGCGGGCTGCGCACCACCGAGGGTGAGCATGACCTGGACGTCCTCGTGTTTGCCACCGGTTTCGACGCCATGACGGGCGCGCTGCGCGCCATCGATATCCGTGGCATCGGAGGGCAATCGCTGCGCGAGCGATGGACGCACGGTCCGCGTACCTACCTGGGCATCTCATGCGCCGGATTCCCGAACATGTTCATCATCGCGGGGCCTGGCAGCCCGTCGGTGCTCAGCAACGTCGTGCACTCCATCGAAGAGCACGTTGATTGGGTCACCCGGCTGATTCAGCATGCGCGCAAGCGCAGCGCAGACCGCATCGAGGCCGAGGCCGAGGCGGAGAACGACTGGGTCCACCACGTCAACGAGGTGGCTGACCGCACGCTCTACCCACGCGGCAATTCATGGTACGTCGGCGCCAACATCCCCGGCAAGCCTCGCGTCTTCATGCCGTATGTGGGCGGCGTGCCCGCCTACCGCAAGATTCTCAAAGAGGTGGCCGAAAGTGGTTATCGAGGGCTCGTGTTTTCCTGA